The following coding sequences are from one bacterium window:
- the csm4 gene encoding type III-A CRISPR-associated RAMP protein Csm4, translating to MEDITAYKLEFKTPLHLGQEGIGLEKTDMIIHSDTLFSALLSCWNLFYADDLEKEIINNPPFIISSAFPFSKDDYFLPRPMIRITLNQEVQSKQIKKIRFISKGLFERIIIGEEVLFTEENTLQGGLFWTETQDTSQGIFKKREVPRVSIDRRTNTSDIFYFNELVFTQGCGLFFLVKFLSPQIRQKFETVLNLMGDEGIGGDKHLGKGVFDVLKDEPFKLNTPSQANHFLTLSLFHPTEDEIKKGLLNNSSYELILRRGWLHSKGAMSLKRKSIRMFLEGSVFKEFGQKGYGNIPNVLEKNEELGTNHNVYRYGITFNIPIKVRDNYE from the coding sequence ATGGAAGATATAACCGCATATAAACTTGAGTTTAAAACACCATTACATCTTGGTCAGGAAGGGATTGGATTAGAAAAGACTGATATGATAATCCATTCAGATACCCTCTTTTCAGCTCTTCTCTCTTGTTGGAACCTATTTTATGCTGATGACTTGGAAAAGGAAATAATTAATAATCCACCTTTTATCATCTCTTCTGCTTTCCCCTTTAGTAAAGATGACTATTTTCTTCCAAGACCTATGATAAGGATAACCCTGAACCAAGAGGTTCAATCTAAGCAGATAAAAAAGATTAGATTTATCTCAAAGGGGCTATTTGAAAGGATAATTATAGGTGAGGAGGTCTTGTTCACGGAAGAAAATACTCTACAAGGTGGTTTATTCTGGACAGAAACACAAGACACATCTCAAGGAATATTTAAAAAGCGGGAGGTTCCCCGGGTAAGTATTGACCGACGAACAAATACCTCGGATATATTCTATTTTAATGAGCTGGTATTTACACAAGGTTGTGGTTTATTCTTTTTGGTTAAGTTCTTATCTCCCCAGATAAGACAAAAATTTGAAACGGTGCTAAACCTCATGGGAGATGAAGGAATAGGTGGTGATAAGCATCTGGGAAAGGGTGTATTTGATGTATTAAAGGATGAGCCGTTCAAATTAAACACACCATCACAAGCTAATCACTTTCTTACCCTCTCTCTGTTTCATCCTACAGAAGATGAGATAAAAAAAGGACTTCTTAATAATTCAAGCTATGAACTCATCCTTCGTAGGGGTTGGCTTCACTCTAAAGGTGCAATGAGCCTTAAGAGAAAAAGCATACGAATGTTTCTTGAAGGTTCTGTATTTAAAGAATTTGGCCAAAAGGGTTATGGCAATATCCCAAATGTCCTGGAAAAAAATGAGGAACTAGGGACTAACCATAATGTCTATCGTTATGGAATAACCTTTAATATTCCTATCAAAGTGAGGGACAATTATGAATAA